Proteins found in one Streptomyces sp. CB09001 genomic segment:
- a CDS encoding Lrp/AsnC family transcriptional regulator has protein sequence MEELDRQIVQLLVKDGRMSYTDLGKATGLSTSAVHQRVRRLEQRGVVRGYAAVVDPEAVGLPMTAFISVKPFDPSAPDDIADRLAGVPEIEACHSVAGDENYILKVRVATPHELEELLARVRSLAGVSTRTTVVLSTPYESRPPRI, from the coding sequence ATGGAGGAGCTGGACCGACAGATCGTGCAGCTGCTCGTCAAGGACGGGCGGATGAGCTACACCGACCTGGGCAAGGCCACGGGCCTGTCCACGTCGGCCGTGCACCAGCGGGTGCGGCGGCTGGAGCAGCGTGGCGTCGTCCGCGGTTACGCCGCGGTCGTCGACCCGGAGGCCGTCGGGCTGCCGATGACCGCCTTCATCTCGGTGAAACCGTTCGACCCCAGCGCCCCCGACGACATCGCGGACCGCCTCGCCGGGGTCCCCGAGATCGAGGCCTGCCACAGCGTCGCGGGCGACGAGAACTACATCCTCAAGGTCCGGGTGGCCACCCCGCACGAGCTGGAGGAACTGCTCGCCCGGGTCCGCTCCCTCGCCGGCGTCTCGACCCGCACCACCGTCGTCCTCTCGACCCCCTACGAGTCCCGTCCGCCGCGCATCTGA